TTGTAGTATAAACAAGAGCCAAAGATTAAAAGTTTATGATTACTCTGGGATGGGAACAATAATATTTTATAGTAGTAGTTACGAAGTTTTTACTCGATGATAATATGATGGTTTCCAAACTCATTTAGGTTGACTCATTTATGCTAGAGGTATAAAATGGGAAATCTACACCAAATGTCGGCATATTTGACTAGCATATAAGTCCTATaaaaaataacaattgtagaatAACCTAACGGAGAATGTACCACAAATATATATTCCATTTGGAGATCATCAAGATATTATTTAGTTATAAGAGCTCCCTTCCGCAACACATATATTATCTCGATCATGAATTAGAATACTACAAAGGGTAAATTTCTAGGTATGATTCTACCGTGTTTGTATAAAAATTGATGATAGTTAGGAAATGCAACATATTAGGCGCACATACCATCCAAACCGAATAATAGATTGTGTCATGTCATGAACTATTAATTTTGTTTAATCTTCCAACAAGATAGCCATAATGATCAAGAAGGATGAATATTTTTAGTTATATTTTACAAATTTAGTCATACTATTTACCATAACGAAGATAGACACATACGTTTTCGATGCAGAATAATGGAGCCTAAAAATCTCGCGCAGTTGTAAAAGCAAGTGTAAAATGGAGATCCCAAGAAATAATTTAATTTGGTTTAcatattttattcttattttgtaTCTATTTGGATTCTCTCATTTATTAATTTAACTAGAACACTATATATGCAAATGTGGACACAAAAATTTTACGGGATAAAGGTTCGTGTTCCCACGAACATATGATCTCATAATAAGAATTGGAGACATAAAAGACCCAACGGGTAATTACACATAATTGTATCTAAATTAGCGTAGGAGATACCTGGATAAAAATCATATAATTGATATTCATAATATCTTTGTGAAAAATGTCAAGCTAAAAATCATGTGACGGATACGGAAGACTACGTGACGCTTGAGACTAATTAGAGGTTGAGCCAGGGCCGTAATGCCCCCGTGATACCTAGTTTTAATTATAATAGATGAGCCACATTTAACCTCAAATTAAAAACCTTTTACATTGTTTGAGTTATCAAATTTTTTTGATATTGAGGTCGTAGTTGCGGCATATGATCAATTTTGATTATTTACCATGGTCATCAACTATACATGCAAATTGTAGTAGGTCTGATTCAATAGTGCAAATATCTTGATTAGGAGAACAAAGAATAAAAGCTTCATTGGGTTATTTGTTAAACTCGAACAGATGCAGCGAGTTGCTGGTTGTAGAATGAAGTATCACGGATCCAACTCTTTGTTATATAGTAGTCTATCATGATCCAACTCGCTACCTAGCCATAGTATGattcccaatcaatttcagcagATTTACGCCTCTTACTCATACTTAAGGCTTACTATCTAGTTCGGTGCTCAACAGAAGCCAGCTCACGAGACTGAGTTGGAACTAGGACACATCAACCCGTAATCCAAGAGAGGGAGGTGTTCGCTGGCTGTATGAAGCCAGCCTGACGGGGTTCCCTCTGCTTCAGTATAGGCACAACCCCATCCTATGCTAGGATCATGCATGCCAACTCCCAACATGGAACGGGCAAGTCGATATATAGTGTGCTAGAACCTTCCCGGTGAATCCAACATAATATTTAACCATCCTAATATCCCCGCTTGGGGTACAAGCTCATACTACTCGACGTATTACACACGTAATTATAGATACtgttaaaattttaattagataTAAATTATGACTTATGAACAGCAATATATGAGTATCTAAAAAGTATATTCCGAGTATTAGACTGAGTTTTGGCGATTTACAAGTCCGTATTTATTACTTCTCGCTTCAAGCTCTCTAACCGAGTTAGGGCTTGGGACGGGATGGGACGGGTTTTTGTCTGTCTCAGTACCTTTACCTCCCTATGGGCGGTACATGTACCCGTTTAACTCAATACGGGATGGGACGGGACCGGTTCTTTACCTGTAGCATATgtgggaaaagaaaagaaaaaaacaaaaaatcttgaAAGTTCTAACTTTAACAACTTGAAATGCTAAGACTTAAATTCATACTTTAAGAAACATCTTCaaagttataagttcaacaacTTCAACTATTTAAGACTTCAAGTAGAAAAAACTTAAAGCAAAGTAAAAAACAGCACTTTCGCAATTCGGCTTTGGCACTTGACCACTTCCATAAGTTTGCTGCAACAAGAAACGAACTCTGTCTCCAAGCATCAAGCATCCAAGACCTCTGACAATTGAACCACACCCAAGATGTCTACAACAACAATTTATATTTCAGTTTATGTATGTTTTGAAGTTACTCTATTATGCACAAAGGGCAGAGATGGTAGATCTGATCTATACTGTTTCTCAAAATCACCAGACCTTACTCAAAATCCAGAGTCACAAACTatactaaaatatctaaaaatctcCCAGACTATTAGAACAAACATTGAAACACTCACTAAAAAACGCAGAAGCAATTAGCACAGTTACATTCTAAAAACATACAAACAGATTgggaatgaaaatgaaaatcattAGAGTGTTCATAGACTGATGTTTCACAAAAGATAGACCTTATAATCGACAAAACCAGCGATATTTGTTGATATATTGTTTCCTAAAACTGACATTGTTGCACGCATAGGAACTTGCTAAACTAGAAACCTAACAATAAAATTTCCTGAGCAATACAtaccagttaatggctagtccacccgtgaaaaagatttactctctagtccaaaaacatgtttttggactagattatttactctctagtccaaaaacttcgtgcagactataaagtgtattttataaattcctaaaacacccttccaggtctaataAGTATCaccacatgtaaatgttactagtagtatgttactacatactagtagtatcaatacggtgatactgcatattaatatgtacggtactagtagtaacaaaaatatcttattgttactagtaaattatgtaactaatttactatactaaactagtatactagtatactactatagtatagtatactagtaaactagtagtaaaatatgtagtatcaatacataataatttttttgatatgtagtatcaatatataacatactacatatcaaacatactacatatcaatatataacatactacatgtcaatatgtagtatcactacataacatattacatatgaatatgtagtatcaatatataacatattactactagtatactacatactacatatgttattactacatattacatactacatatgttattactacatactacatactagttactactaattactacaAGTATACaagtatactacatatgtaatatgtagtaatatatgtattattatacgtaatgttatatactagggttagtagagtaaatttactcttttcaaaaaaaatttggactagggagtaaatattttttgacgctggactagccagtaacccggGTCGGATTTTCTGGACTAAACAATAAATCCCTCTTGACAATACTCCAACGGGTACGGGTTGGAGATAGATTCCAACCTTTTCGACTCAACATTAAAACTGTAATACCTATCCTCAGCGTCGTCGCCCCTCATATTTTTTATTAGGAACAAAAAAGATGACCTTAAGTGTAGGATTTGAAATAACGCCTACAAAAACAGGAGCATATTTATAGGGTCTTGCCACATGAGGGTTATGGAACATATCAATATTATACTTCTTTAATATGCAGAAAGATTGAGAAATCTAGGGGATGAATAGGAATCGGGATAATATGCAGAAAGATTCAGAAATCCAGGGGATGAATTTCGTCTTGAATGCAATTTAATAAAATCGGAATCATTGAGGATTAAAGTAGACCATGATTTGCAAACACGTCTAAACGGCATTAAACAATCAATTGGTATTCTAGTAAGTATATCATATGCAATAATATCGAAAGGAAGAGAAGGAAGAATAGATTTACTGGATCCTTCTGAATCGCCTTCATCACAGATTTCTTTCTGcttcttcctcatcatcatcagtCTCTTCTGTGTCTCCTGTGTACACTATCGGAGAAACCCTAGAACTAAAACCGCATAAAAATAGAGCAAGACGTTTCCGGGTAGCTTATAACCCGTGTCCACATTTATGGTCCCAAAACTAGCAGAAAGAGAAACTTTATGAGAAAGGCTCCTTTCCACGTGTCAAAGAACTAAGCGCCACGTCAGGAGTGCGAATTCGTGCACACTctttaacgagtgtatatttaatttagggagttatgtaacgaGGCATGTGTATATTTAATTTAGAGAGTTATGTAACGTGTGGTTTTAAACATGGAGGATAATGGGACtatcagttaaataatcaaccaatcagaagaatatgtgaaatatacactcgttataGGAATGTGAACAGATTTGGACTCCCACGTCAGTCATGGTAATTCCACAGTTTCAGATAGGGCTGGAGACggataaccgatatccgatatccatttccgaaatccgacatcctataggattttatccgacatatcggatatcgaatatcagaatcggatattttatcggatattttctcttaacgataacgatattggaataggcctttccgttaggttaatatccgatagtctaggggtgtacttgtaatttctTACCCCTAAATATATGCTACCGGCAGGGAGAACCTAATCTGATCTTCTGATCTTCGACTTCTCTATTCGATTCGACTCTAGACTCTAGAGGAGGAGCGTTTTTTACCATCATCAGAGAAGAAGTGTGATTCGAGAAGTTGAGAAGGAAGTGACTCTCATTAGAGAAGAAGTGTGATGATCAGTCATCATCAGAGACTCTCACAGAAGTAAGTCATGAATGTTTAATTTTGATGTTCAAAGTTAGGTTTCATTTTTCCCCCAAATCGACTGCATAttttgatgtttaattttgatgttCTTCTAATCTAATCGAAACCCTAAGCCCTAaggaagtcatgaatgtttctatgtttttaatttttgagattctgaaaatcaattttttccagataaaattagggttactaAAAAAAGTATCAAGTTTGTATAGGAAATTGGTTTATGAATTCACTAAATCTGGTTTATATGAGAAAAAGGGTCATGGGGTTGCAGTTGGTTTCTGACTTCACTAAGTCCAGATTTAGTCCAAGCATTTCTATGCTTAAGTGATTGGCTTCCAGACTTCTTTGATGCAGGTAAATCTTCGTTTCTTTTCCTTTACTTAATTCTTTTCCTTAAGCATTGATATTCACTTAGATCCAAATTCAAACAGCTATTGTTATTGTTGAAACACTCATCATCCTTTGATGGGTAGGCTTTCATTTAGAAGTGATTATCAACTGGTAACATTTCAACTGACCTGTTACAGTTCTAATATTGTTGAAACATTCAAACAGCTACTGGTAACATATCAACTGacctgaaattaaaaaaaaatattgtacaGGGTTGGTTCCAGAACTGTAATATTAGATGAGCTACCATATTAGAACTGTAACATATTAATATTAGATGAGCTACCATATTAGAACTGTAACATTAGATGAGCTACCATATTGCACTTGTTCCAGAACTGTAATATTAGAACTGTAACATATTAAAAGCATATTAGATCTCATACGCTAGTAGATGAGCTAATATAGTGTCCAAGTATTGAGCTACCCTAACCAGGTTTTTGTGAttgtgaatgcagatatggaagtcgTCGACTGAAGTTGATGCAAAATGAAACCAACAAAGAAGATCTAGACTGTTTGAGTGTAGTTTTTTGTTTGTAGTTGCAGACtctgttgtttgttttttcatgtgtgatgtgactgaGGTGTTTGTGTGGTTTGTATTTCTTACACCTGAACAAAAAAGACTGTcaaaaaacttgaaaaacaacCTAAATTTTCAGCACTTCTGCATTTGCTTCTGTGACAGGCGTTATCGGATTTTAGCGGATAAATATTCGTTATCCGATAAATTAACGTTAACGATATCGGTTTGTATTTTTGATATCCGCCGGATgttaacggatatcggatatccgagaattcttaaccttaaccttatcggattgtccaatatccggcggatatttatccgttgacAACCCTAGTTTCAGATTCTATGCCTACTCAGCATTTGGAATAAATCGCGGAACTACGTTTTTTCCATAGCGTTGGGTCCAGCTCAGATCGACGGTTAGAATATAAGCGTGAACCGAAATGCCGCTAAGTGTAATTTGGAATCGCATTTTTATATTTGATTTGTCAAGCATTCGGCTTTTCACATAAGAACCAGGCGCTCATTTGCACTCTATCAGAACCTGTCAATGCCTATGTCTGTTCAAAACATTTTACTACTAAGTTTCAAGTGCAGTACAGTATTGAGCAAAAAAATCTTATAGATCGCCAAGCATTTAGCGTTTCACATACGAACCAGACACTCATTTGTGCTCTCACCTTGGTATGAATGCTAATTCCATCATCCAAATGCAGAATAATTTTGGACGATGATAATCCAGCTTCGTCTGTTGTTTCAATGGAGATCAACTTTAAAGAAACGAATTGTATCTGCAGGTAGCTCTTCTGCTAAAGCCTCGAGTAAGGCTTTCCTGTGAACTGACCAGGTCCATCTGAAAGCCACGCGCTCCTACAAAATAGGGCGACGGCACAAAGAACATGAGCCAGACGTGTTGTGCATCTGGCAATCAAGAGCACGAGTCAGACATGCCATGCTTCTGCAAATCTCAAACTGTCAAACAGAGCCCATCCTTGCCCAAATTTATTTGTCTCGTCGAGTACGATGCAAATGTACATTCTAGAGTAGAATATGGTGATTCAAGAGCGATCCAAGCATTTGAGAAAAGAGCAAGGCCAGCACCAGTGACTCTCAGCTCATTTGCTCTTTCTAACACTAAACTTCTCACACCTACTCTCTTTAGTGCTAAATGCTGTTGCTAAACCTGCAATCCCACTTCCAACTATAACTACTTCCTCTGTTATTATGTTTAATCTCTATGCATCTAAATGGGTAGATAAATGATTCAACTAAATAATGAAAACTTTGAAGTCAGCTGTAGTCACCAAATGAGACAACTGGGGAATCTTTtttcttaatggaaattagtggaACATTTTATACTAGACCATATAATGCAATCCGCATATATTGGTAGTAATGGAAAAATAACATCTCTAGCAATATAATGCAATACGCATATATTGGTAGCTAGACCAGCTACTGAGATTCACATTTTGGGATGACGCAGAGTACTGCTAATTGTTTTTCTATTAACGCTGAAGCTTCTCATAAAGATGCAAAAAGGGTTCAAGATAATAAATAGGGAGTCAATGCAAAGACATGGAAACAATTTTGCTAATAAAGAGGCAATTTCAAAGTAATTGTATAGTTCCTGCAAGCAAATGAACTATAAATATAGGTGAACACTACTGTAGATAAGTAGGGTTAAACCACCGATAAAGCTCAGGAGATGCAAGTTAAATCTAAAATCGCCATACTACAAAGACAAAGATAAATACAACTGACGCGAATCTACAGATGTATGTTGACAGTAACAATTTTGGGAAAGGTACCTATGACCAGAAAAATGACACTAACATTTTTGAAGCAGTGGAAGTAGGCAATACTGTGGATTCCAGGAAAAACGCAAAAATAGTCTCATACGGCATTCATAAAGTGCAGGGCATACTTTGATGTACCGAACAAAAAGTTATGTATGTCCTTCCTGCCTTACAAATTTGAAATAAACCTATAAAGCTTCTCATTTCAACTATATCTCAACTTAAACTAATTAGGGGGGAGATAGAAAAAGAGAAATGGAGCAGTCAAAATCTGAATCTAGTGATTGGATGCTAAACACAGTTTAAATCAATGTACATAGCGGCCCAAACTTGTTTAGAGATAGGTTAGAGATTCATTACCATACCATTCATGCATACAGTGCAGAAAGGATCAACATGAGGAAGAATAGCTGCCACTCTAGAACTTTTACAAATTATAAAGTTACAAGACTTCCAAACAAACAGTTCTATTCGAGGGAGAGTGTCAGGATTCCAATCTATGTCCATTATAAGTCATAACTATAACTACTTGGAAACAAGCCTGTTGTGTTGCTTTTGCTTATAGCCACATTGAACAATAACATTGGGTAACTTGGTAAACTAGAAAAAACAGTGAAGTACGGGAAATACTTTGCAAAACTACTGTTAATCAATAATGGAAAAAAATGTCAATCTTATACAGAAAAAAGAACTACAAAGTAAAACTAGCATTGGTCTACATGTAGCAACTTGCTAAACTAGAAATCTAATAATAAAATTCCTGAGCAATACATACCAGCCGCAATGGTTGATTAAATGTGGGTAAGACGGTTCATATGCCATTGACGATAATTTGATGGGTCTGGGTTGCCGATTGATTCCAACCTTTTCAACTCAACGTCATAACTGTAGTACCGTTCCTCAGTCTAGACGTCGTCCTCATATTCTCTACTAGAAACAGAAAAGATGACTTTAAGTGTATGATTTGAAATAGCGGCTACAAAAACAGGAGCAGACTTATAGGGTCTTGCCAAATAAGGATTATGGAACATATCAATATCATACTTCATTATCAAAAACCATACGTGAGCTTCCCATCAGACTCAATATCATTGTGTGATTCTTCCGTGTAATCAAGGATACAGAGCGACCCCCCAATCTCTAGTAGCTGAGAAGTGTTGGAAGCTCCCTCAGGGTATTCTACTGTATAAGATGATTCTCTGCTAACATCAACGTAAAGTACTTTCTTGTCATCAAGACACAACAAATTCAAAGACCCATCCACAGACACTGGTTTATATCCATCACCTCCTAAATAAAAATCCATCTTCGGAATATCAATATCTCTCCATGAATCACTTCCAATTCCGGTACCAAGAGTAACAATCTTGAAGAAATACTGTGTAGTATAAACATGGGTATTCTGTATTTCGATATAATTCCAAGCAATGCAAATAACTTTAAACTTATCCATGACGGGatcaaaaaccaaataaaaatatGGAAGACCATCAGCACTTTTCTTATCGAACTCATTAAGAGTGGGAAGTTGAATTGAATTACGTGTGTTTGGATTATAAACATGATGAGTAAACTCACGGTCTCGTTCTTCACAGGACAAAATCACTAAACCCTCGAATCTTCAGTTTCTTGTTAAATAAACCCTCTCCAAAGTAAAATATCTTATAATTATCCTTACCAATATCATAAAAAGAAATTCCCTTAGATTTTTCAACACCGCGCTGCCGATCTTGAAATGCTTCGGTCTCTTCAAGTTCCGGTTCACTACGATCATAGTCATCATCGGAACTTCATCAGATTTATCATTATCATGATTATCATTGTAGTAATTTTTATCATCGGGATTTTCATCAGCAGAATTATCACTATCGGATTTATCATCGTCGGAATTCTTATCACCGGAATCATAATCGGGATAATTTCCAGACAGACGGAGAAATCCAGGTGACGCATAAGTTCGAGTTGAATGTAATTTAATAAAATCGGAATCATTGAGGATTAAAGAAGACCATGATTTGCATACACCTCTAAATGACATTAAACAATCGATTGGTACTCTGGTAAGTATATCATATGCAATAATATCGAAAGGAAGAGAAGGAACAAGAGATTTACTGGACCCTTCAGAATCACCACCATCGCCAATCAAAAAACCTTGCCTTACCAAATTCTTGTACGAGACAAAATCGGCAGACAGGTACGAACATCGGTCAAAGTGATTTATTTGAAAGTGTTGTTAACAAAATGTTTCAGAAGCACAGTAGAGATGATGTGGATCAAAAGATCGAGATGCTTATATGTAAATGCAATTCCCATGAATGTTCTTCGGTCTCCATCTTGGGCAGAAATGGTAACCGCCGTTAATAATGCACCAAAAGGGTACAAGTCTCCTTCTTATGAAAAGGCTAGAACTTCTTTATTAGACAAGGAGCAAATGTTGGTAGGGccgaacatggtttcggttttccgctgggaCCGGACCAAATCAGACCAATTAGGaaaaaaccaaaccgaaccatttactaatggattggttacggtgtagaaagtggaaaacagatagtattggttttggtttggtttaatctctaaaaccgaaccaaaaaccattggaaaaccgattaatttttaaacttagtttctaccgagtattagattctacccattaatttagaggataaatagaaaccctaaatctaatatgtCATTATGATAcactccctctttctctttcttcttctctcagtcgccttctttctccacccccaactacggCTGTTGTTActtgacttttttcttcccgtcttccttcttttttatttgtcaataactaaattaagatatataatACATAtttttttgatctctagaattagagtaagctttaactattcttgatatttttttttattttattgtttttgtctgtaaatttgtgtaaaccaatactatcggcaactacgatttttttatctgtaaatttgtgtattttttctttttggtttggcataattattggttaaccaaaaaccactgggacaaaccgaaaccaactggaaccatttggaaaccgaaccaatggttaatggattggtttggtttagatttttagaaacctatagtattggtttcggttttggtttcgctagaaaccgaaccaaaatcgaccatgaacagccctaaatGTTGGTAAAACAAGCCCTAAATCCTTTGGTGACTGGCTGGCAGACTCATGGAGTTGCAATTGTTTCTGATGGTTGGTCGAATGTGAAAAATGAATCATTAATAAATATTATGGCGGTATCGGACGGCAAGGAAATGTTTCTCAGTGCTCATGATGTCTCAGGAATAGAGAAAACTGGTGAGAACATTTCTGCCATACTCTTGAAAGAAATCGAAGAGATTGGGCTTTCAAATGTCGTACAAGTACTCACCGACAATATGGCAAATTGCAAACTGGCTGGAGAAATCATAGAAGAAAAATATCCCCATATTTTTTGGTCAGGATGTTTAGCGCACACGCTAATTTTATTGACGAAGGACATAGCAAAATCCAAGGAACCAGCCATTTCATTTGTGAAAGAAACATATACAAAAGACAAGGATATTGTGAAGTTTGTGAGGAATCATTCTCAATGTCTTGCTTTATTTAAGAAGTTTTCTCCTTTAGAAGTTCTCAAATCAAAAAAGACACGGTTTGGATTTCATTTCGTCGTGTTGTCCCGGATTGTTGAGGTAAGAGCTTCTTTGATTTCCATGGTATTATCGGAAGAATGGAAGGAGCTTAAGAAACCTGCAAATGCAGAAGAACATGCAAAAATCACCTCAATTGTCATGGATGGGAATTTTTGGAGTAATGCGGAGAAGGTGTTGCGAATAACGAAGCCGATATATATAATGCTTAGATTTTCAGATTCCGACAAGGCCGTTATAGGAGAAGCATATGAGCAAATGGATATGATGTTGGTAAAATTACAAGACATACTTGCAGATGATATAATGATTCAAGATATTATTCAGCAAATTGTGGTTCAGAGATGGAGTAAAACGAACATTCCGTTGCACTGTTTAGCTT
This is a stretch of genomic DNA from Papaver somniferum cultivar HN1 chromosome 1, ASM357369v1, whole genome shotgun sequence. It encodes these proteins:
- the LOC113327997 gene encoding uncharacterized protein LOC113327997 isoform X1 — its product is MDKFKVICIAWNYIEIQNTHVYTTQYFFKIVTLGTGIGSDSWRDIDIPKMDFYLGGDGYKPVSVDGSLNLLCLDDKKVLYVDVSRESSYTVEYPEGASNTSQLLEIGGSLCILDYTEESHNDIESDGKLTREYEDDV
- the LOC113327997 gene encoding uncharacterized protein LOC113327997 isoform X2: MDKFKVICIAWNYIEIQNTHVYTTQYFFKIVTLGTGIGSDSWRDIDIPKMDFYLGGDGYKPVSVDGSLNLLCLDDKKVLYVDVSRESSYTVEYPEGASNTSQLLEIGGSLCILDYTEESHNDIESDGKLTEYEDDV
- the LOC113290253 gene encoding uncharacterized protein LOC113290253, which produces MAVSDGKEMFLSAHDVSGIEKTGENISAILLKEIEEIGLSNVVQVLTDNMANCKLAGEIIEEKYPHIFWSGCLAHTLILLTKDIAKSKEPAISFVKETYTKDKDIVKFVRNHSQCLALFKKFSPLEVLKSKKTRFGFHFVVLSRIVEVRASLISMVLSEEWKELKKPANAEEHAKITSIVMDGNFWSNAEKVLRITKPIYIMLRFSDSDKAVIGEAYEQMDMMLVKLQDILADDIMIQDIIQQIVVQRWSKTNIPLHCLACLLVPKYYTNAWLRKPAPGGVSRKKPNFDQEVQDGYLPTIDKMFPMPEEAAIIRHQINDFVSNGGCFARPQAIADRENMSVKQW